One Onychostoma macrolepis isolate SWU-2019 chromosome 15, ASM1243209v1, whole genome shotgun sequence DNA segment encodes these proteins:
- the tbx4 gene encoding T-box transcription factor TBX4, with product MLQEKASAVADEGMTVAQLGGRPELASESSHLGLPTTPSIPQNNESDQNIENIKVVLHDRELWKKFHEAGTEMIITKAGRRMFPSYKVKVTGMNPKTKYILLTDIVPADDHRYKFCDNKWMVAGKAEPAMPGRLYVHPDSPATGAHWMRQLVSFQKLKLTNNHLDPFGHIILNSMHKYQPRLHIVKADENNAFGSKNTAYCTHVFHETAFISVTSYQNHKITQLKIENNPFAKGFRGSDEGDLRVSRLQGKDYPVISKNMVRQRLISSHGHLSGKLGAGVLSSHPQVVSHYQYDSGVPLPNSDSQEALSNSFPSSRESSLLYHCFKHRDNTRHLELGCKRPYLDTTASAVSEEHYFRSPPSYDPPLLSHPYCSDALGSREACMYGGMEGEAGGAIGADDLPAPSLNCNMWASVQPYPRYGMQTVEAMPYQPFPAHFNSTASATTVVPHHSPSMQRPHPAPPDLVTFTTQRVLPPTSSSASSSPSGPAPRDRAHSSLFHRKPGSPVRSQRDFTGYPTHSPTSTREPAYQYQTGLSSVGPHWTDS from the exons ATGCTACAGGAGAAGGCCTCAGCTGTGGCTGATGAAGGTATGACCGTGGCCCAGTTGGGTGGGCGTCCTGAGCTTGCCAGCGAATCCTCACATTTGGGCCTGCCTACAACTCCCAGCATTCCCCAGAACAATGAGTCTGACCAG AACATTGAAAACATCAAAGTGGTTCTTCATGACAGGGAACTATGGAAGAAATTCCACGAGGCCGGAACCGAGATGATCATCACCAAAGCAGGCAG GCGGATGTTTCCCAGCTACAAAGTTAAAGTCACAGGAATGAAtcccaagaccaaatacattctTTTAACTGACATTGTTCCAGCTGATGACCATCGGTACAAGTTCTGTGACAACAAGTG GATGGTGGCAGGAAAAGCAGAGCCTGCAATGCCTGGAAGACTCTACGTCCACCCAGACTCTCCTGCAACAGGGGCCCATTGGATGAGACAGCtggtctcctttcaaaagttGAAGCTCACAAACAACCACCTTGATCCATTTGGGCAT ATCATCTTGAACTCAATGCACAAATACCAGCCCAGGTTACACATCGTGAAGGCTGATGAAAATAATGCCTTTGGCTCTAAGAACACGGCCTACTGCACTCACGTCTTCCATGAGACAGCTTTCATCTCTGTTACATCCTATCAGAACCATAAG atcACCCAGTTAAAAATTGAGAACAATCCTTTTGCCAAAGGTTTTCGTGGCAGCGATGAGGGTGATTTGCGTGTGTCCAGACTTCAAGG GAAAGATTACCCTGTAATTTCTAAGAACATGGTCCGGCAGCGGCTTATCTCATCACATGGCCATCTGTCAGGAAAACTGGGTGCAGGTGTGCTGAGTAGCCACCCGCAGGTGGTTTCTCACTATCAGTACGACAGTGGCGTCCCTCTACCGAACTCTGATTCCCAGGAAGCTCTCTCTAACTCCTTCCCATCTAGCCGGGAATCCAGCCTTCTTTACCACTGCTTCAAGCACAGAG ATAATACAAGGCATTTGGAGCTGGGGTGCAAACGCCCCTATCTTGACACAACAGCCTCTGCAGTTTCAGAGGAGCACTACTTCCGCTCCCCTCCTTCCTACGATCCACCCCTGCTGTCCCATCCATACTGCAGCGATGCATTGGGCTCTAGAGAGGCATGCATGTATGGAGGAATGGAGGGAGAGGCAGGGGGCGCAATTGGTGCCGATGACCTCCCGGCCCCCTCCCTGAACTGCAATATGTGGGCGTCAGTGCAGCCGTATCCTCGCTACGGCATGCAAACTGTGGAGGCTATGCCATACCAGCCCTTTCCCGCCCACTTCAACAGCACAGCCTCTGCTACCACTGTGGTTCCCCACCACTCACCATCCATGCAGCGTCCACATCCAGCACCTCCTGACCTAGTCACGTTTACCACACAGCGGGTGTTGCCACCCACATCATCTTCAGCATCCTCCTCCCCCTCCGGCCCTGCCCCCCGTGACAGAGCACATTCCTCACTGTTTCATAGGAAGCCTGGGTCACCAGTTCGTTCACAAAGGGATTTCACAGGCTATCCGACCCATAGCCCCACTTCAACACGAGAACCAGCCTATCAATACCAAACGGGCCTCAGCAGTGTTGGGCCGCACTGGACTGACAGTTAA